The proteins below are encoded in one region of Nilaparvata lugens isolate BPH chromosome X, ASM1435652v1, whole genome shotgun sequence:
- the LOC111047826 gene encoding acyl-CoA-binding domain-containing protein 4 isoform X1, giving the protein MSCERKFKAAVSVIRNLPKNDPCGVNLHVAYIVKQRTHYETTNYGSYQPSHDLMLRFYAYYKQATEGPNTSPKPNFWEVVKKMKWDAWSKLGNMSREQAMVSYVEELNKIVETMAYTDNVANFLTSLDSFYDSVPAEDLELVMGPVIERVRSQPGSPLSGSPLASREASPQRSGTKPTKHITSSLETSPASSYSVSPTLPDTDEEEEYFVDTYELTESENLKESASLKKKNHENVHKALNGSAIVTTADNRERERSRLREKNNVNSKTKGNSESQTNGISSNCEHSVESNGVIAISNHTDAVLPVTNTLIDLRNNALHNVNINEVVQKTLSSLKSDIECLNLKITAVEMKSRQVSSEAAVPFWWPFRGISVPSAVFLIVWPLIVQALFMWLQMRRRRALPRIQP; this is encoded by the exons acccttgcggagtaaACCTGCACGTAGCCTACATTGTAAAACAAAGAACCCATTATGAAACAACGAACTATG GATCGTACCAACCTTCTCATGATCTCATGCTGAGGTTCTATGCGTATTACAAGCAGGCAACCGAAGGACCCAACACATCTCCCAAGCCTAATTTCTGGGAAGttgtaaaaaaaatgaaatgggaTGCTTGGTCGAAATTGGGCAATATGTCACGTGAGCAGGCTATGGTCAGTTACGTTGAAGAGTTGAACAAG ATTGTTGAAACGATGGCGTACACGGATAATGTAGCCAACTTCCTGACAAGCCTTGATTCGTTCTACGACTCAGTGCCGGCCGAAGATTTGGAACTTGTGATGGGACCAGTCATTGAGAGAGTACGCTCACAACCTGGCTCCCCATTAAGTGGATCACCTCTTG CATCACGAGAAGCATCACCACAAAGAAGTGGAACAAAGCCCACCAAACACATCACATCCAGTCTTGAGACGAGTCCTGCTAGCTCCTACTCTGTCTCACCCACTCTACCTGACACCGACgaggaagaagaatattttGTTGACACTTATGAA ctAACAGAGTCAGAAAACTTGAAGGAGAGTGCatcattgaaaaagaaaaatcatgaaaatgtacataAAGCGTTGAACGGATCAGCAATTGTTACCACAGCAGATAATAGAGAACGAGAAAGAAGCAGACTTCGAGAAAAGAACAACGTGAATAGCAAAACGAAAG GTAATTCAGAGTCACAGACGAATGGAATTAGCTCCAATTGCGAGCACAGTGTCGAATCGAATGGTGTGATTGCCATTTCCAATCACACAG ATGCAGTTTTACCTGTAACGAATACTCTTATTGATTTGAGGAATAATGCATTACATAATGTAAACATCAATGAAGTCGTTCAAAAAACATTATCTAGTCTCAAAAGCGATAtcgaatgtttgaatctgaAGATAACGGCAGTCGAAATGAAGTCGAGACAG GTTTCAAGTGAAGCAGCCGTTCCATTTTGGTGGCCGTTTAGAGGTATCTCGGTACCTTCAGCCGTCTTCTTGATTGTGTGGCCTCTGATTGTGCAAGCTCTGTTCATGTGGCTGCAAATGCGAAGAAGGAGAGCACTTCCCAGAATCCAGCCTTAA
- the LOC111047826 gene encoding acyl-CoA-binding domain-containing protein 4 isoform X2: MSCERKFKAAVSVIRNLPKNGSYQPSHDLMLRFYAYYKQATEGPNTSPKPNFWEVVKKMKWDAWSKLGNMSREQAMVSYVEELNKIVETMAYTDNVANFLTSLDSFYDSVPAEDLELVMGPVIERVRSQPGSPLSGSPLASREASPQRSGTKPTKHITSSLETSPASSYSVSPTLPDTDEEEEYFVDTYELTESENLKESASLKKKNHENVHKALNGSAIVTTADNRERERSRLREKNNVNSKTKGNSESQTNGISSNCEHSVESNGVIAISNHTDAVLPVTNTLIDLRNNALHNVNINEVVQKTLSSLKSDIECLNLKITAVEMKSRQVSSEAAVPFWWPFRGISVPSAVFLIVWPLIVQALFMWLQMRRRRALPRIQP; encoded by the exons GATCGTACCAACCTTCTCATGATCTCATGCTGAGGTTCTATGCGTATTACAAGCAGGCAACCGAAGGACCCAACACATCTCCCAAGCCTAATTTCTGGGAAGttgtaaaaaaaatgaaatgggaTGCTTGGTCGAAATTGGGCAATATGTCACGTGAGCAGGCTATGGTCAGTTACGTTGAAGAGTTGAACAAG ATTGTTGAAACGATGGCGTACACGGATAATGTAGCCAACTTCCTGACAAGCCTTGATTCGTTCTACGACTCAGTGCCGGCCGAAGATTTGGAACTTGTGATGGGACCAGTCATTGAGAGAGTACGCTCACAACCTGGCTCCCCATTAAGTGGATCACCTCTTG CATCACGAGAAGCATCACCACAAAGAAGTGGAACAAAGCCCACCAAACACATCACATCCAGTCTTGAGACGAGTCCTGCTAGCTCCTACTCTGTCTCACCCACTCTACCTGACACCGACgaggaagaagaatattttGTTGACACTTATGAA ctAACAGAGTCAGAAAACTTGAAGGAGAGTGCatcattgaaaaagaaaaatcatgaaaatgtacataAAGCGTTGAACGGATCAGCAATTGTTACCACAGCAGATAATAGAGAACGAGAAAGAAGCAGACTTCGAGAAAAGAACAACGTGAATAGCAAAACGAAAG GTAATTCAGAGTCACAGACGAATGGAATTAGCTCCAATTGCGAGCACAGTGTCGAATCGAATGGTGTGATTGCCATTTCCAATCACACAG ATGCAGTTTTACCTGTAACGAATACTCTTATTGATTTGAGGAATAATGCATTACATAATGTAAACATCAATGAAGTCGTTCAAAAAACATTATCTAGTCTCAAAAGCGATAtcgaatgtttgaatctgaAGATAACGGCAGTCGAAATGAAGTCGAGACAG GTTTCAAGTGAAGCAGCCGTTCCATTTTGGTGGCCGTTTAGAGGTATCTCGGTACCTTCAGCCGTCTTCTTGATTGTGTGGCCTCTGATTGTGCAAGCTCTGTTCATGTGGCTGCAAATGCGAAGAAGGAGAGCACTTCCCAGAATCCAGCCTTAA